A DNA window from Tissierellales bacterium contains the following coding sequences:
- a CDS encoding helix-turn-helix transcriptional regulator yields the protein MKNNLEQIRKSKNLSQDQLSKLLKVSRQTISSIENGRYNPSILLAFKLSIFFHLPIEEIFIYEEEYYD from the coding sequence ATGAAAAATAACCTTGAACAAATTAGAAAAAGTAAAAATTTAAGCCAAGATCAACTTTCAAAACTTCTAAAGGTCTCTAGGCAGACTATAAGTTCTATAGAAAATGGCAGATACAACCCTTCTATTCTATTAGCTTTTAAATTGTCTATTTTCTTTCATTTGCCCATTGAAGAAATATTTATCTACGAGGAGGAATATTATGATTAA
- a CDS encoding polysaccharide deacetylase family protein has protein sequence MRKYCRSRVVLIITVFLMIFYSNSGLAKNTSHSGVLSNTFKNTEDEILTIGGPCKNNIFQEQITSYKYNNYLVYYNNHSIKSEEFSDEGNDELAEEELPNIDRISVLMYHHIVEDSQIGKKNQSIIKKSQFERDMKIIHDRVFKTLSAEEFQNWIEGKQKIGQKSVLITFDDGYESNIKIAYPIMKSYNQKGIVHIMGNYLRSREQMVDSKYEMILKEDYDLKDYNDVFDFGMHTYELHFLKKNSRGRWRPYITFLSKDQIYRDLKLNLDMGLYPIFAYPYGEVTKSTYEVMDELGIDIGFTIKKGYVYRNTDLKAVPRFNMSPGMSNKTFVDTIEGSRRVR, from the coding sequence ATGCGTAAATATTGCAGAAGTCGAGTAGTCTTAATTATTACAGTTTTTTTGATGATATTTTATTCTAATTCAGGATTAGCAAAAAACACTTCACATTCAGGAGTTCTTTCAAATACTTTTAAGAATACAGAAGATGAAATACTCACTATTGGAGGACCTTGCAAAAACAATATATTTCAGGAACAGATTACAAGTTATAAATACAATAATTATTTAGTATATTATAATAACCACTCTATAAAATCAGAAGAATTCTCAGATGAGGGTAATGATGAGCTAGCTGAAGAAGAATTACCAAACATTGATAGAATATCGGTGCTCATGTACCATCATATAGTTGAAGATTCACAGATAGGTAAAAAAAATCAATCTATTATAAAGAAGTCACAATTTGAAAGGGATATGAAAATAATACATGATAGGGTTTTTAAGACGCTAAGTGCAGAGGAGTTTCAAAATTGGATAGAGGGAAAGCAAAAAATAGGTCAAAAGTCGGTGTTAATTACTTTTGATGATGGTTATGAGTCCAATATCAAAATAGCATATCCGATAATGAAATCCTACAATCAAAAAGGTATAGTTCACATTATGGGAAATTATTTGAGATCAAGAGAGCAGATGGTGGATTCAAAGTATGAAATGATATTGAAGGAAGACTATGATTTGAAAGATTACAACGATGTATTTGATTTTGGAATGCATACATATGAGCTTCACTTTTTGAAAAAGAATAGCAGGGGAAGATGGAGACCATATATCACATTCTTGTCTAAGGATCAAATATACAGAGATTTGAAGTTGAATTTGGATATGGGATTGTACCCTATATTTGCATATCCATATGGAGAAGTTACAAAGTCGACATATGAGGTGATGGATGAACTGGGAATAGATATAGGATTTACAATCAAAAAGGGATATGTATACAGAAATACAGATTTAAAGGCTGTACCGAGATTTAACATGAGTCCGGGCATGAGCAATAAGACTTTTGTAGATACAATAGAGGGAAGTCGAAGAGTTAGATAA